The Candidatus Desulfofervidus auxilii genome includes a window with the following:
- the virB11 gene encoding P-type DNA transfer ATPase VirB11 yields MNKSVSLQVYINKYFGELLADNTITEVCYNGKGDIWALHDNGKWKNYETDLTFKSAKAISKVIASAKDTEITQAKPILSSTLANGERVQVVMPPATKQNYISITIRKPSKKKISMTEYEEQGLFLVGENRKKVKKKEEALKALYREEKYKDFIIEAVKQGKTIIVAGSTGSGKTTFMKTIMDFIPQFSRVISIEDVEELIFKEEDNYVQLFYPSEAKSTDFLNATTLLKSCLRMKPDRIVLAELRGAETFDFINVINSGHGGSITSCHAGSVEETFSRLSMMTLLSDSGQKIPYNVIQDILKYTIDIVIHMADTDEGRRITEIYYKDIEPEKNKDKK; encoded by the coding sequence ATGAATAAGTCTGTATCTTTACAAGTCTATATAAATAAGTACTTTGGAGAACTTTTAGCAGATAACACCATAACCGAAGTATGCTACAACGGAAAAGGTGATATATGGGCGTTACACGATAATGGAAAATGGAAAAACTATGAAACGGACTTAACTTTTAAATCTGCTAAAGCAATTTCTAAAGTTATTGCCTCTGCAAAAGATACAGAGATAACCCAAGCTAAACCTATATTAAGCTCAACGCTTGCAAATGGGGAGAGGGTACAGGTGGTTATGCCACCAGCAACCAAACAGAACTATATCTCTATTACTATAAGAAAACCAAGCAAGAAAAAAATATCCATGACAGAGTATGAAGAGCAAGGATTATTTTTAGTTGGAGAGAATAGGAAAAAAGTTAAGAAAAAAGAAGAGGCTTTAAAGGCTCTATATAGAGAAGAAAAGTATAAAGATTTTATTATAGAAGCCGTCAAGCAGGGTAAAACTATTATTGTTGCTGGCTCTACTGGAAGTGGTAAAACAACATTTATGAAAACCATTATGGACTTTATACCTCAATTTTCAAGAGTAATAAGCATTGAAGACGTTGAAGAGTTAATATTCAAAGAAGAAGATAACTATGTTCAGCTTTTTTACCCAAGTGAAGCAAAAAGTACAGATTTCTTAAATGCTACAACACTTTTAAAATCATGTTTAAGAATGAAACCAGACCGTATCGTATTAGCAGAACTTAGAGGTGCAGAAACATTTGATTTTATCAATGTTATCAATTCGGGTCATGGAGGCTCAATCACTTCATGCCATGCAGGAAGTGTAGAAGAGACTTTTAGCAGATTGTCTATGATGACATTGCTTAGTGATAGCGGTCAAAAAATACCGTATAACGTCATACAGGATATTTTGAAATATACTATTGATATAGTTATACACATGGCAGATACAGACGAAGGAAGACGTATAACAGAGATATATTATAAAGACATAGAACCAGAAAAGAACAAGGATAAAAAATGA
- a CDS encoding type IV secretion system protein, translated as MKNTIKILVAVTLLFTQINAFSLFGTSVDEATVEMQIVQNAEQLLQTAEQIKHTEQLIKQTIAQTGIRDVIGFAQEMKKFHNFLKNYSLDLMDLTDDIIDNPKSQIGKYAKELFTKYELFNDCNYDYMNDDMKRICKNRMIRQVQEIATYQEISKTLKKFGDNIKTLAQKRASSNNVKESADIANAIQIELAQLQVLKTQIDMMESQNKAKERVDMRQTEQMIKEKWENSGSFIDQEFIK; from the coding sequence ATGAAAAACACAATTAAAATCTTAGTAGCCGTTACATTGCTCTTTACTCAAATAAATGCTTTTTCTCTCTTTGGTACAAGTGTTGATGAAGCAACAGTTGAAATGCAAATTGTTCAAAATGCAGAACAATTATTGCAGACGGCAGAACAAATTAAACATACAGAGCAACTTATAAAACAAACTATCGCCCAAACAGGAATTAGGGATGTTATTGGATTTGCACAAGAAATGAAAAAGTTTCATAATTTTTTGAAAAATTACTCTTTAGATTTGATGGACTTAACGGATGATATTATTGATAATCCAAAATCTCAAATAGGTAAATATGCTAAAGAGCTTTTTACCAAATATGAACTTTTTAATGATTGTAATTATGACTATATGAATGATGATATGAAACGTATCTGTAAAAATAGAATGATTAGACAGGTACAAGAAATAGCTACCTATCAAGAAATAAGTAAAACTTTAAAAAAGTTTGGTGATAACATTAAAACACTTGCACAAAAAAGAGCATCTAGTAATAACGTAAAAGAGTCAGCAGATATTGCAAACGCTATTCAAATTGAATTAGCTCAACTTCAAGTACTTAAGACTCAAATTGACATGATGGAGTCTCAAAATAAAGCAAAAGAGCGTGTTGATATGAGACAAACTGAACAGATGATAAAAGAAAAATGGGAAAATTCAGGCTCTTTTATAGACCAAGAATTTATTAAATAA
- a CDS encoding cag pathogenicity island Cag12 family protein: protein MKMLLTMSALLFIGCTQQVKHPIQLEDSPKENISINILSQNKTNVPKDQFFTSKNWHYKQTKKHGYGYFFDNDEIVASFYLAHHATHIYIRGNAHTIKKYKNYFLKNQVTAKITLIPTSARRRGKIIIDYFQITPFIANTINVFSKEIKSGKNLLPASSEVVEIPKNYITKD, encoded by the coding sequence ATGAAAATGTTATTAACAATGAGTGCTTTACTGTTTATAGGGTGTACCCAGCAAGTAAAACACCCAATACAGCTAGAAGATAGTCCAAAAGAGAATATAAGTATTAATATACTCTCTCAAAACAAAACGAACGTACCAAAAGACCAATTCTTTACCAGTAAAAATTGGCATTATAAGCAGACTAAAAAACATGGTTATGGCTATTTCTTTGATAATGATGAGATAGTAGCATCTTTTTACCTTGCACACCACGCCACACATATATATATACGTGGAAATGCACACACGATCAAAAAATATAAAAATTATTTTTTGAAAAACCAAGTAACGGCAAAAATTACACTTATACCTACAAGTGCAAGAAGAAGAGGAAAAATAATTATTGATTATTTTCAGATAACCCCTTTTATTGCCAATACTATAAACGTATTTAGCAAGGAGATAAAAAGTGGTAAAAACTTATTACCTGCTTCTAGTGAGGTGGTAGAAATACCTAAAAATTATATAACAAAGGATTAA
- a CDS encoding restriction endonuclease: MIDTIYFLAMLIFFILLFKSAKHLMDNKKEVPAPQPIKQNTTHHHLKTSPAPKQKKRTYTSYANKVKKGKEYEEIIAKLFSCRGYTLFENGKNKGKKDGGIDLVASKANETILIQCKNWKSTSKYKIRHDEIKKLRAEGRDFLEEHKEYVAANMKLLFVLAEDCVHPSAKHHLEDIKNKGKKVDIEIIPIFNAEKEIKESLDIVIEDRKKCPKCNQGYLVPRTLKNKKYQGKYKQENFLGCSRFPKCKYSEDIV, translated from the coding sequence ATGATAGATACAATTTACTTTTTAGCAATGCTTATATTTTTTATTCTCCTCTTTAAATCTGCAAAGCATTTAATGGATAATAAAAAAGAAGTACCAGCACCCCAACCAATAAAACAAAACACTACTCATCATCACCTTAAAACCTCTCCAGCACCCAAACAAAAAAAACGAACGTACACCTCTTACGCTAACAAAGTTAAAAAGGGTAAAGAGTATGAGGAGATTATCGCAAAGCTTTTTAGTTGCAGGGGTTATACTCTTTTTGAGAACGGAAAAAACAAAGGTAAAAAAGACGGTGGGATTGACTTAGTGGCGAGTAAAGCCAATGAAACAATACTCATACAATGTAAAAATTGGAAGAGTACCTCTAAGTATAAAATACGCCATGATGAGATAAAAAAACTACGTGCAGAGGGTAGAGATTTTTTAGAAGAGCATAAGGAGTATGTAGCTGCTAACATGAAGCTGCTTTTTGTACTAGCTGAGGATTGCGTACACCCATCTGCAAAGCACCACTTAGAAGACATTAAGAACAAAGGTAAAAAGGTAGATATAGAGATAATACCTATCTTTAATGCAGAAAAAGAGATTAAAGAGTCACTAGATATTGTTATTGAGGATAGAAAAAAGTGTCCTAAATGTAATCAAGGTTATTTAGTACCACGTACCCTAAAGAATAAGAAGTATCAAGGTAAGTATAAACAAGAAAATTTCTTAGGGTGTAGTAGATTTCCTAAGTGTAAATATTCAGAAGATATAGTTTAA
- a CDS encoding type IV secretion system protein, whose protein sequence is MFVSFGKMGEKIVALLDPSKSVTLVAGFQTIVATWAIIYILYIAYMFHLGKVDNPVRQVVYKLMMFGFISLFAFNAGEWYNYAIGAIQGLTDWISGGGVNSIYKDLDDGLKTIDKIHQIYFEHDSIKWLKLLAIMGTGIIFLSYMAVGLTASILLIINTITLQIIFVLAPFAFLSLFFPLVRGIFDRWIEMIISNIFTIFFLSLFTEVIFTEYKNILDGINPLSVTPGYIYDTTNVDIILSAFVIFGFSVLGVVLLYMSTQLASKLSSVSIESIPKGAAIATATTGMVAGKGYSAGKSVGKSTYNTAKKSTGKVINGVSGVSRKAGDAGSKAHKLLRETGKKARAERKAGGKKN, encoded by the coding sequence ATGTTTGTAAGTTTTGGAAAAATGGGCGAAAAAATCGTTGCATTACTAGATCCCTCAAAATCTGTTACGCTTGTCGCAGGATTTCAAACGATAGTAGCAACATGGGCTATTATATATATATTATATATTGCCTATATGTTTCATTTGGGTAAAGTTGATAACCCTGTACGCCAAGTTGTTTACAAATTAATGATGTTTGGGTTTATTTCTCTCTTTGCATTCAACGCTGGTGAGTGGTATAATTATGCCATAGGAGCAATTCAAGGATTAACAGATTGGATAAGTGGAGGTGGTGTCAATTCTATCTATAAAGATTTAGATGATGGCTTGAAGACTATTGATAAAATCCATCAAATTTATTTTGAACATGATTCTATTAAGTGGCTTAAACTTTTAGCTATTATGGGAACAGGTATTATATTTTTAAGCTATATGGCAGTTGGGCTAACCGCATCAATTTTATTAATTATCAATACAATTACATTACAAATTATATTTGTTCTTGCACCTTTTGCTTTTTTATCTCTATTTTTTCCTTTGGTTAGAGGTATTTTTGACAGATGGATAGAAATGATTATTTCCAATATATTTACAATTTTTTTCCTTTCTCTTTTTACAGAAGTTATATTTACAGAATATAAAAACATACTTGATGGAATTAATCCTCTTTCTGTTACACCAGGTTATATATATGATACCACCAATGTAGATATTATTTTATCTGCTTTTGTAATTTTTGGATTTTCTGTATTGGGTGTTGTTCTTTTGTATATGTCAACTCAATTAGCATCTAAATTGTCTTCTGTTTCTATTGAGTCAATACCTAAAGGTGCAGCTATTGCTACCGCAACAACAGGCATGGTTGCGGGCAAGGGATATAGTGCAGGTAAAAGTGTGGGTAAAAGTACTTATAATACGGCAAAGAAAAGTACAGGAAAAGTTATAAACGGGGTTAGTGGTGTTTCAAGAAAAGCTGGTGATGCAGGGAGTAAAGCTCATAAGCTACTTAGAGAAACAGGTAAAAAAGCTAGAGCAGAGAGAAAGGCTGGAGGTAAAAAAAACTAG
- a CDS encoding division plane positioning ATPase MipZ → MIINFSHQKGGTGKSTIAYHLAKAFEDKGFKTTIYDLDIQDTCIEYNNLRDIPKSNILNITEDEKLIEVIDQAKEDEIYIIDSGGFDSSLTRLAIMGADINITPIADKVSEILAITKKYSKILKEIEEATQEQTSTYVLLNRIHLFAKNFEHLEAIIEPHKQMKILNTIIRDRAIYDKALQEGLTVQEANTLKGHEDARYELNKLAEELLAINKEEK, encoded by the coding sequence ATGATTATAAACTTCTCACACCAAAAAGGCGGAACAGGAAAAAGCACAATAGCGTATCATCTAGCTAAAGCATTTGAAGACAAAGGTTTTAAAACCACTATCTATGACCTAGACATACAGGACACATGTATAGAGTATAACAATCTAAGAGATATTCCAAAATCAAACATCTTGAATATTACAGAAGATGAAAAACTCATAGAAGTAATAGACCAAGCAAAAGAAGATGAGATATACATCATAGATAGTGGTGGATTTGACAGTAGCTTAACAAGATTAGCGATAATGGGTGCAGATATAAACATCACACCAATAGCAGACAAAGTAAGCGAAATCCTCGCAATCACAAAGAAGTACAGTAAGATACTCAAAGAGATTGAGGAAGCAACACAAGAGCAAACAAGCACGTATGTACTTCTAAACAGAATACACCTATTCGCTAAGAATTTTGAACATCTTGAAGCAATCATAGAGCCGCATAAACAAATGAAGATACTCAATACAATCATTAGAGACAGAGCAATCTATGACAAAGCCTTACAAGAGGGTTTAACAGTACAGGAAGCAAATACCCTTAAGGGGCATGAAGACGCAAGATATGAGCTAAATAAACTAGCAGAAGAGCTACTAGCAATAAATAAAGAGGAGAAATAA